A single window of Gossypium hirsutum isolate 1008001.06 chromosome A10, Gossypium_hirsutum_v2.1, whole genome shotgun sequence DNA harbors:
- the LOC107935918 gene encoding uncharacterized protein, producing MQKASLLCSSNPISSPPTYLHTCRPLTVPIRIRFSPSLFAFSSLRFPLNRLHGQRHGFSPLHSTATEEMIEASKNVSSFVEIGYISSVHGLQGEICIKPNTDFTELRFCKAGRRWLKQQVSGKETIKEVELVEGREHHGKKSWILSFSGIETVDQARQLVGSTLLAEEEDRPHLEEGEFYTRDLVGMRVILKETGEVVGTVVNVFNSGANDLLHVMLKSAEPMPNGSEELSSLAEAGDSGPLVWVPFVKEIVPNVDMNRREMLITPPKGLLELNVRSVERSKKERRQLEWKERKRFQKRLIAAKKKLSEMEQQHVFHGFRFGEKSQASLLADQIVSVNSKLLQQALENVEIASKRWTITESLTGTKLVRNRLRISEKRFTPSTSEEKLGTNFTLQEKALQLISKGKVAVVLDMSDHKNRGKEYDLILSSSTSRENSETSSLQMLLCDDERFVKAEYRSSMPLVLISLADEIISMKKLFSSNNYFGFDPEKVWFLEEERLPVVSSLLEQNRHKILMKSPWEILQSPVGSGGVISLLSSDNIMENLAQNGIKYIQVCNGERYISRSSRLLLGLVNEKESEIGIQIFEHSEDVEEGFGMVFSIDTMKKLTRQIHKLQFYAIAKPNSHVELVEKKWVHVEPSSPNSYEFYSTIFSCINACSLDKLCVMEITE from the exons ATGCAAAAAGCTTCACTTCTTTGTTCTTCGAATCCAATATCTTCACCGCCAACCTATCTTCACACATGTCGTCCACTCACAGTTCCCATCAGAATCCGTTTCTCTCCTTCTCTCTTTGCTTTCTCTTCTCTCCGCTTCCCATTGAATCGTCTCCACGGTCAGCGCCATGGCTTTTCTCCTTTGCACAGCACTG CTACTGAAGAAATGATTGAAGCTAGCAAGAACGTTTCTAGTTTTGTTGAAATTGGGTACATATCCAGTGTTCATGGGCTACAAGGAGAAATTTGTATAAAACCCAACACTGATTTTACTGAACTGCGGTTTTGCAAG GCTGGGAGAAGATGGTTAAAGCAACAAGTTTCAGGTAAAGAAACAATTAAAGAAGTAGAGCTTGTTGAAGGAAGGGAACATCATGGAAAGAAGAGTTGGATACTCAGCTTCAGTGGGATTGAAACAGTGGATCAA GCTAGGCAACTTGTAGGTTCAACTTTATTGGCAGAGGAAGAAGATAGACCACATTTGGAAGAAGGTGAATTTTATACTCGTGATCTTGTTGGAATGAGAGTCATTCTCAAG GAAACTGGTGAAGTTGTGGGGACAGTTGTTAATGTTTTCAATAGTGGAGCTAATGATCTCTTACATGTCATGCTCAAATCAGCCGAACCTATGCCTAATGGAAGTGAGGAGTTATCTAGTTTGGCTGAAGCTGGTGATTCTGGTCCCTTGGTTTGGGTACCATTTGTCAAGGAAATTGTTCCTAATGTTGATATGAATAGAAGAGAAATGCTGATTACTCCTCCAAAGGGACTCCTCGAGCTAAACGTACGCTCTGTTGAGAGGTCCAAGAAAGAAAGGCGCCAACTT GAATGGAAAGAAAGGAAAAGGTTCCAAAAGCGGTTAATAGCTGCAAAAAAGAAATTGAGTGAAATGGAGCAGCAACATGTATTTCATGGGTTCAGATTTGGAGAGAAATCCCAAGCAAGCTTACTTGCCGATCAGATTGTCAGTGTTAATTCCAAATTGCTTCAGCAGGCATTGGAGAATGTTGAGATAGCTTCAAAGAG ATGGACTATAACTGAATCACTCACCGGAACTAAGCTGGTGAGAAATAGATTGAGGATATCAGAAAAACGCTTTACTCCATCGACAAGTGAAGAGAAGCTGGGAACAAATTTCACTTTGCAAGAAAAGGCACTTCAGCTTATTTCTAAGGGCAAAGTTGCAGTTGTTTTAGATATGAGTGACCATAAGAACCGGGGAAAAGAATATGACCTCATTCTCTCTTCCTCAACAAGCAGGGAGAATTCTGAAACATCCTCCCTTCAGATGTTGCTTTGTGACGACGAGAGGTTTGTGAAG GCTGAATATAGATCATCTATGCCACTGGTTTTGATTAGCCTAGCCGATGAAATCATTTCTATGAAGAAGCTATTCTCAAGTAACAATTATTTTGGATTTGACCCTGAAAAG GTTTGGTTCTTGGAAGAAGAGAGGCTGCCAGTTGTTAGCAGTTTGTTGGAACAAAACAGGcataagattttgatgaaatcacCTTGGGAGATTTTGCAATCACCGGTTGGATCAGGAGGAGTCATTAGCTTGCTTTCATCAGACAATATCATGGAGAATCTTGCACAGAATGGCATCAAGTATATTCAG GTATGCAATGGTGAAAGATATATCAGCAGGAGCTCACGGCTGCTCCTCGGATTAGTTAACGAAAAGGAATCAGAGATTGgcattcaaatttttgaacattCGGAGGATGTTGAGGAAGGCTTCGGCATGGTATTCTCAATAGATACAATGAAGAAGCTGACAAGGCAGATACATAAACTTCAATTCTACGCCATAGCAAAGCCAAATTCACATGTGGAGCTAGTTGAGAAAAAATGGGTTCACGTTGAACCTTCATCTCCTAACTCCTACGAGTTTTATTCTACAATTTTCAGTTGCATAAATGCATGTTCTTTGGATAAGCTTTGTGTTATGGAAATCACAGAATAG